One genomic window of Sulfurirhabdus autotrophica includes the following:
- a CDS encoding class GN sortase — MLKIGAKKITWRSLLIGALLLAGVWQTGEAAYIHLKAQLAQHLLRTAWEKTRAGEKEVKPWPWADTWPVARLRVPSQGVDLYVLAGASGRTLAFGPGHLSGTPLPGQTGNSVLSAHRDTHFNFVKKLEAGNQLLVESPDGKVKGYRISAMQVVDKHDTWVTRNSENARLTLITCYPFDAILPGGPLRYVVTAEANYTGV; from the coding sequence ATGCTAAAGATTGGCGCCAAAAAAATTACCTGGCGTAGCTTGCTTATCGGCGCACTGCTACTGGCAGGCGTCTGGCAAACAGGTGAAGCTGCCTACATCCATCTCAAGGCGCAACTGGCTCAACACCTGCTGCGCACTGCATGGGAGAAGACACGCGCCGGTGAAAAAGAAGTGAAGCCCTGGCCCTGGGCAGATACCTGGCCAGTTGCCCGGTTACGGGTACCTTCTCAAGGTGTCGATCTTTACGTGCTCGCAGGCGCCAGCGGCAGAACCCTCGCCTTTGGCCCCGGTCACCTAAGCGGCACACCACTGCCGGGACAAACCGGCAACAGCGTATTAAGCGCTCACCGTGATACGCATTTTAATTTTGTAAAAAAACTGGAGGCTGGCAATCAACTGCTTGTAGAAAGCCCCGATGGAAAAGTAAAAGGTTACCGCATCAGTGCAATGCAAGTGGTAGATAAACACGATACTTGGGTGACCAGAAATTCTGAAAACGCCAGACTGACATTGATTACCTGTTATCCATTTGACGCAATCCTACCTGGCGGGCCATTGCGGTATGTTGTAACGGCAGAGGCTAATTATACAGGCGTATAA
- a CDS encoding pteridine reductase — protein sequence MQGKTVLITGGAKRVGAAISRLLHSDGANLMIHYRSSLGEASSLVAELNADRPNSAALVQADLLDIAALPHLVHETVKVFGNVDVLVNNASSFYPTAVGNIDETAWVDLIGTNLKAPLFLSQAAAPELKKSRGCIVNITDIHAERPMKSYVVYSIGKAGLVSMTKSLARELGPEVRVNAVSPGPIMWPEDDPNFDETSRERIIDHTILKRAGGPDDIAKAVRFLIEDAPYITGQILAVDGGRSAKL from the coding sequence ATGCAGGGCAAAACGGTATTAATCACAGGGGGAGCCAAAAGAGTCGGTGCCGCTATCAGCCGGTTATTGCACAGTGACGGTGCAAATCTCATGATTCATTACCGGTCCTCTTTAGGAGAGGCCAGCTCACTGGTAGCCGAATTAAATGCAGACCGGCCCAATTCAGCGGCGCTGGTCCAGGCCGATTTGCTGGATATTGCTGCGCTACCTCATCTGGTGCACGAAACCGTCAAAGTATTTGGCAATGTGGATGTGCTGGTAAATAACGCTTCCAGTTTTTATCCTACAGCTGTCGGTAATATAGATGAGACAGCCTGGGTAGACCTGATCGGCACCAATTTAAAAGCCCCGCTTTTCCTGTCCCAGGCTGCCGCCCCTGAATTGAAAAAAAGTCGGGGTTGTATTGTGAATATCACCGACATCCATGCCGAACGTCCCATGAAAAGCTATGTGGTATACAGCATCGGAAAAGCAGGGCTGGTATCCATGACCAAATCCCTGGCAAGAGAGTTGGGCCCGGAAGTTCGTGTCAACGCAGTTTCTCCAGGCCCGATTATGTGGCCAGAAGACGACCCTAATTTTGATGAAACCTCACGTGAACGCATTATTGACCACACTATTTTAAAACGTGCCGGTGGACCGGATGATATCGCCAAAGCAGTACGTTTTCTGATTGAAGATGCCCCCTATATAACCGGGCAAATATTGGCCGTTGATGGCGGCCGGAGTGCAAAGCTATGA
- a CDS encoding VPLPA-CTERM sorting domain-containing protein, with protein sequence MKFVPTTTTVITFDNLADSSVTTYVLATWTGSQDTSAGNTFIRANHGRLAAIEVDFSAPVVFEGADYNSWGGAQSGYAFDLYLGGNLVAHGPLDPNTCCSLSWLSSGYSGLVDHIAFNGSSDGAVIDNLTYTVSAVPVPAAAWLLGSGLLGLVGIARRKVA encoded by the coding sequence ATGAAATTTGTTCCCACGACTACAACTGTCATTACCTTCGATAATCTGGCTGACAGTAGTGTAACCACTTACGTCCTTGCAACCTGGACAGGAAGTCAGGATACCAGCGCTGGGAATACATTTATCCGTGCTAACCATGGACGCCTTGCCGCAATTGAGGTTGATTTTTCTGCTCCAGTTGTTTTTGAGGGTGCTGACTACAATTCTTGGGGCGGTGCTCAAAGCGGATATGCTTTCGATCTATACTTGGGTGGAAATCTAGTGGCTCACGGCCCGCTTGATCCCAATACTTGCTGCTCACTGTCCTGGTTGAGTTCAGGTTATAGCGGGTTGGTTGATCATATTGCATTTAATGGATCAAGCGATGGTGCGGTTATCGATAACTTAACATACACGGTTTCTGCTGTTCCAGTGCCTGCTGCTGCATGGTTGCTGGGTTCTGGTCTGCTTGGATTAGTAGGTATTGCGCGGCGCAAAGTAGCTTAG
- a CDS encoding marine proteobacterial sortase target protein has translation MNTTNETTRLPYPARAIVADLLRIVAGGVAVSIIFSLIASVFVLLLAGNANATVSAEDETTPPVKLSDAQEGSLLFKTGVKGEYQLAPTLKTDVVMHVSGLVSRTHVTQRFHNPSTTWAEGVYVFPLPENAAVDHLNMRIGSRMIQGQVKEKEAARATYEQAKQEGKKASLVEQERPNIFTTSVANIGPGEDVTIEIEYQQTLHYDQGTFHLRFPMVVAPRYIPGTQQVSGFAGTGWANNTNVVPDAARITPVVLHPANKSINPVSIRVELDAGFPLARLESPYHPINTQKLPDNHYVISLKEGEVPANKDFELVWAPALINAPQAALFTQRKADKTYAMMMVMPPAPQIAETKLPREVVFVIDTSGSMSGTSLTQAKQSLTLALARLSPQDRFNVIQFNSITDMLFPSSVPVTNNNISQANNYVNRLEATGGTEIAAALNAALNNSSETQVVRQVIFLTDGSVGNEDQLFGIIKQKLGNSRLFTVGIGSAPNSYFMSKAAEFGHGTFTYIGDVSEVKEKMSQLFSKLESPVLTDIQIKWTDAQSVEMWPNKIPDLYLGEPVIVIAAMDELKGEVTLQGKRGNQPWRMTLPLKGGKDENGVPALWARKKIGALIDSIHDGADPEAVKKQVVEVALTHHLVSKYTSLVAVDVTPARPKDEALNTAGMPTNLPEGWSHEAVFGTLPQTATPAELNLALGLGALSLAALLGFTRKIRFADTRLRG, from the coding sequence ATGAATACCACCAACGAAACTACCCGGTTACCCTACCCTGCACGCGCTATCGTAGCCGACCTCTTGCGGATCGTTGCAGGAGGCGTAGCCGTCAGCATCATATTCAGCCTGATCGCCAGTGTGTTTGTGCTCCTGCTTGCGGGCAATGCCAATGCAACGGTTTCAGCCGAAGATGAGACTACCCCACCAGTCAAACTCTCTGATGCGCAAGAAGGTAGTCTGTTATTCAAAACGGGTGTGAAAGGTGAATACCAGCTCGCGCCAACCTTAAAAACAGACGTGGTCATGCACGTGTCAGGTTTGGTCTCCCGCACCCATGTGACTCAGCGCTTTCACAACCCATCTACAACCTGGGCCGAGGGAGTGTATGTATTCCCCTTGCCTGAAAATGCTGCCGTTGATCATCTGAATATGCGCATAGGTAGCCGTATGATTCAAGGGCAAGTCAAAGAAAAAGAAGCTGCCCGTGCAACCTATGAACAAGCCAAGCAAGAAGGTAAAAAAGCCTCACTGGTAGAGCAGGAACGCCCGAATATTTTCACCACCAGCGTTGCCAATATCGGCCCCGGGGAAGATGTAACCATCGAGATTGAATACCAGCAAACTCTGCATTACGACCAAGGCACCTTCCACCTGCGCTTTCCAATGGTAGTGGCACCTCGTTACATTCCAGGCACACAGCAAGTAAGCGGGTTTGCCGGTACGGGCTGGGCAAACAACACCAATGTTGTTCCTGATGCAGCGCGTATTACACCGGTGGTACTGCACCCCGCCAATAAATCCATTAATCCGGTGAGTATCAGGGTTGAACTGGATGCCGGCTTCCCATTAGCCCGTCTGGAAAGCCCCTACCACCCGATAAACACCCAAAAACTGCCTGACAATCACTATGTAATCTCACTAAAAGAAGGCGAAGTACCTGCCAACAAGGACTTTGAACTGGTATGGGCGCCCGCACTGATTAATGCGCCACAGGCAGCACTCTTCACCCAGCGCAAGGCTGACAAAACCTACGCTATGATGATGGTTATGCCGCCTGCGCCTCAGATTGCTGAAACCAAATTGCCACGGGAGGTTGTGTTTGTGATCGACACTTCCGGCTCCATGTCCGGCACATCGCTCACACAAGCTAAGCAATCACTTACTCTGGCTTTGGCTCGTCTGAGTCCACAAGACCGATTCAACGTGATTCAGTTTAATTCGATTACGGATATGCTGTTTCCCTCCTCAGTACCCGTCACCAATAACAACATCAGTCAGGCGAATAATTACGTTAACCGTCTGGAGGCGACTGGTGGAACAGAAATCGCAGCAGCCCTTAACGCCGCCCTAAACAACAGCAGTGAAACTCAGGTCGTTCGTCAGGTCATATTTTTAACAGACGGCAGCGTTGGTAACGAAGACCAACTGTTTGGCATCATCAAACAAAAACTGGGCAATTCCCGTTTGTTCACTGTCGGTATCGGCAGCGCGCCCAATAGTTACTTCATGAGCAAGGCGGCAGAGTTCGGCCATGGCACTTTCACTTATATCGGCGATGTTTCCGAAGTAAAGGAAAAAATGAGCCAGCTGTTTTCAAAACTTGAAAGCCCGGTTCTGACCGACATCCAGATCAAATGGACAGATGCGCAATCAGTGGAAATGTGGCCAAACAAAATTCCGGATCTGTATCTGGGTGAACCAGTCATCGTCATCGCCGCAATGGATGAACTGAAAGGCGAAGTCACGCTGCAAGGAAAACGCGGCAACCAGCCTTGGCGCATGACCTTACCCTTAAAAGGCGGAAAAGACGAAAATGGCGTACCGGCATTATGGGCGCGCAAAAAAATCGGTGCCCTGATCGATTCAATCCATGATGGCGCAGACCCAGAGGCGGTCAAAAAACAAGTCGTCGAGGTAGCTCTTACTCATCACCTGGTCAGCAAATACACCAGCCTTGTTGCCGTTGATGTCACCCCTGCACGACCAAAAGACGAAGCACTTAACACCGCCGGCATGCCAACCAATCTACCGGAAGGATGGAGTCATGAAGCCGTGTTCGGCACCCTGCCGCAAACTGCCACACCGGCTGAGCTAAATCTGGCATTGGGCCTAGGTGCACTGTCACTGGCTGCACTACTTGGGTTTACCCGAAAAATACGTTTCGCTGATACCCGGTTGAGGGGTTAA
- a CDS encoding pyridoxal-phosphate-dependent aminotransferase family protein: MSDQPHIQSFQPPHRTLMGPGPSDVHQRVLDAMARPTVGHLDPAFVGMMEELKTLLRYAFQTNNDLTFPVSGPGSVGMETCFVNLVEPGDKVIVCRNGVFGGRMVENVKRCGGVPVLVDDAWGSAVDSGKLEDALKANPDAKVVAFVHAETSTGAQSDAKTLVEIAHRHGCLTIVDAVTSLGGTPLKVDEWEVDAIYSGSQKCLSCTPGLSPVSFSARAIETVKNRKTVVQSWFMDLNLVLGYWSAATKRTYHHTAPINALYGLHESLVMLQNEGLENSWNRHAHNYQALKAGFDAMGLKFFVQEDQRLPQLNAICIPEGIDDAEVRRRLLQDYNLEIGVGLGDMAGKIWRLGLMGYSSRPENVLLALRALDEVLTDMKAPIQSGRAVVAANGFYDAK, encoded by the coding sequence ATGTCAGATCAGCCACATATTCAGTCTTTTCAACCACCCCATCGCACCCTCATGGGCCCGGGGCCTTCCGATGTGCATCAACGCGTACTGGACGCCATGGCCCGCCCCACGGTCGGCCATCTTGATCCGGCTTTTGTCGGGATGATGGAAGAATTAAAAACCCTGCTGCGCTATGCGTTTCAGACCAATAACGATTTAACCTTTCCCGTATCCGGGCCAGGTTCCGTTGGCATGGAAACCTGCTTCGTTAACCTGGTAGAACCTGGCGATAAAGTCATAGTGTGCCGAAATGGCGTATTTGGCGGGCGGATGGTAGAAAATGTAAAGCGTTGCGGTGGTGTACCGGTATTAGTAGACGATGCCTGGGGCAGTGCAGTAGACTCCGGCAAGTTGGAAGATGCGTTAAAAGCCAACCCGGATGCCAAAGTGGTCGCTTTCGTCCATGCAGAAACCTCCACCGGCGCCCAGTCCGACGCGAAAACTCTGGTAGAAATTGCCCACCGGCATGGTTGCCTGACCATAGTCGATGCAGTGACCTCCCTGGGCGGTACCCCGCTAAAAGTGGATGAGTGGGAGGTCGATGCGATTTATTCAGGCAGTCAAAAATGCCTTTCCTGTACCCCCGGTTTATCACCAGTCAGCTTTAGCGCGCGTGCAATAGAAACCGTTAAAAACCGCAAAACAGTGGTGCAAAGCTGGTTTATGGATCTGAATCTTGTACTGGGATACTGGTCAGCCGCCACTAAACGTACCTATCACCATACTGCACCGATTAATGCCCTTTATGGATTGCACGAATCATTGGTTATGCTGCAGAACGAAGGGCTGGAAAATTCATGGAACCGTCACGCCCATAATTACCAGGCATTGAAGGCTGGTTTTGATGCTATGGGACTCAAGTTTTTTGTGCAAGAAGACCAACGCCTGCCCCAGTTAAACGCGATCTGCATCCCGGAAGGAATAGACGATGCAGAAGTCAGACGCCGCTTGTTACAGGATTACAATCTGGAAATAGGCGTAGGGCTAGGTGACATGGCCGGCAAAATCTGGCGCCTGGGCCTCATGGGTTATAGTAGCAGGCCTGAAAATGTACTGCTGGCCTTGCGTGCGCTGGATGAAGTGCTAACGGATATGAAAGCACCCATCCAGTCAGGGAGGGCCGTGGTTGCTGCAAATGGTTTTTATGATGCAAAATAA
- the pdsR gene encoding proteobacterial dedicated sortase system response regulator, with the protein MSKRVAIVEDEPAIRENYADALRKYGYEVSAYASRQEAFDALKVRLPDLAIIDIGLGDEMDGGFTLCRDLRSLSATLPIMFLTARDSDFDTVSGLRMGADDYLTKDISLPHLLARIAALFRRTEAMRVTTDAEDILERGHLTLDLKRMVATWSGMPVALTLTEFWMLHALAKFPGHVKDRDQLMSEAKVVVDDSTITSHIKRIRRKFIAVDPSFNCIDTVYGMGYRWNMSDVST; encoded by the coding sequence ATGAGCAAGAGAGTCGCCATTGTTGAAGACGAACCCGCCATACGTGAAAACTACGCGGATGCGCTCAGAAAATACGGTTATGAAGTCAGTGCCTATGCGTCTCGGCAGGAAGCATTTGATGCCCTGAAAGTCAGGTTGCCTGATCTGGCGATTATCGACATAGGGCTGGGCGATGAAATGGATGGTGGCTTTACATTATGCAGAGATTTGCGGTCGCTTTCCGCTACATTGCCGATCATGTTTTTGACCGCCCGTGATAGTGATTTTGATACGGTATCGGGGCTTCGGATGGGAGCGGATGACTACTTGACCAAAGATATCAGCCTGCCGCACTTGCTCGCGCGAATTGCCGCCCTGTTTCGGCGAACGGAAGCAATGCGCGTGACCACGGACGCAGAAGATATTCTGGAACGGGGGCATCTCACTCTGGATTTGAAACGAATGGTTGCTACCTGGTCAGGAATGCCGGTGGCGCTGACACTCACGGAATTCTGGATGCTGCATGCCCTGGCAAAATTTCCAGGCCACGTGAAGGACCGGGATCAGTTGATGTCAGAAGCTAAAGTGGTGGTAGACGACAGTACCATTACGTCGCATATCAAGCGTATCCGTAGAAAGTTTATAGCGGTTGATCCATCATTTAATTGCATCGATACAGTTTATGGAATGGGCTATCGGTGGAATATGAGCGACGTTTCCACATGA
- the glgP gene encoding alpha-glucan family phosphorylase, which yields MVHPYLRELPQGLEKLVELSLDLHWAWSHGSDHLWQEIDPAVWARTKNPWLILQSVSERRLEQLAQDQSFLAELDRLEQARRDYHKSESWFGDNYANNDGLIAYFSMEYGLTEALPLYSGGLGMLAGDHLKTASDLGVPIVAVGLLYQEGYFRQMLDARGRQLEIYPYNIPTSMPITPVRAEDGSWLGVPIELPGRILILRVWQVQVGKVNLYLLDSNDAMNTPLDRGITGKLYGGGLETRLVQEIALGLGGWRALAALGLRPDVCHLNEGHAAFVTMERARYFMEENNVDFWEALWATRGGNVFTTHTPVAAAFDVYPRVLIKEYGAHYAKQLGVSARELMALGSKSHNGDDDAFNMAYLAMRTCNRVNGVSELHGKVSRRIFDDLYPHWPEREIPVGHITNGIHVPSWDSPWADEIWTKTCGKGRWLGTPETLSEAIKSLGDNALWQFRGKERHELVQYARHRLARQLGQRGADDEMLAKAENFLDPNMLTLGFARRFTEYKRPNLLLRDPDRLERLLTNSVHPVQLIVAGKAHPQDETGKLFIQAWAEFVSRPSVRAHVVFLEDYDMDLAQEMVQGVDVWINTPRRPWEASGTSGMKVLVNGGLNLSELDGWWAEAYTPGVGWALGDGQEHAEPGWDAVEAEQLYDLLEHEIVPMYYRRDSQGIPCEWVARMRASMSQLAPQFSSNRMLQEYVRNAYLPAIASYRKRTAEGGRLGKVLAAWESEVRRNWHEIHLSNLEVKQQEGGWLFSLQVYLGAIPPESVRVQLYAEPEAGETVELPMMACGCDIPGAIHGYVYDCAIMTTRPASDFTPRVMAYHADVLTPIETGLIVWWQGTS from the coding sequence TAGAGCTTAGTCTGGATCTACATTGGGCCTGGAGTCATGGGTCGGATCATTTATGGCAGGAGATAGACCCTGCGGTTTGGGCGCGTACTAAAAACCCCTGGTTGATCCTGCAAAGTGTTTCTGAACGACGTTTGGAGCAGTTAGCGCAAGATCAGAGTTTTTTGGCGGAACTGGATCGCCTGGAACAGGCACGGCGGGATTATCACAAAAGTGAATCCTGGTTCGGTGATAACTATGCCAATAATGACGGGCTGATCGCCTATTTCAGCATGGAATACGGTTTGACAGAAGCGCTGCCGCTTTATTCCGGCGGTCTTGGCATGCTGGCAGGAGATCATCTTAAAACAGCAAGCGATCTTGGTGTGCCGATCGTCGCTGTAGGTTTGCTTTATCAGGAAGGTTACTTCCGTCAGATGCTTGACGCCCGTGGCAGGCAGCTCGAAATCTACCCCTACAATATTCCAACCAGCATGCCTATCACGCCAGTAAGGGCAGAAGATGGCAGCTGGCTTGGTGTGCCGATTGAATTGCCAGGACGGATTCTGATTTTACGGGTATGGCAGGTGCAGGTAGGGAAAGTGAACCTTTACTTGCTGGATAGTAATGATGCCATGAATACTCCTCTTGACCGAGGTATTACCGGTAAATTGTATGGTGGTGGCCTGGAGACGCGTCTGGTGCAAGAGATAGCGCTGGGGTTGGGTGGTTGGCGGGCATTGGCAGCATTGGGCTTACGCCCTGACGTGTGCCACCTGAATGAAGGGCACGCTGCTTTTGTCACAATGGAACGTGCACGTTACTTTATGGAGGAAAATAACGTGGATTTCTGGGAAGCGTTATGGGCCACTCGCGGCGGTAATGTTTTTACTACCCATACGCCGGTAGCGGCTGCCTTTGATGTTTACCCTCGTGTGCTGATCAAAGAATATGGCGCGCATTACGCCAAACAGCTGGGTGTTTCAGCGCGAGAGTTAATGGCTTTGGGCAGCAAGTCACACAACGGTGATGACGATGCATTCAATATGGCCTATCTGGCCATGCGTACCTGTAATCGGGTGAATGGCGTGAGCGAGCTGCATGGCAAGGTAAGTCGTCGTATTTTTGATGATTTGTACCCGCACTGGCCGGAACGTGAAATCCCCGTTGGCCATATTACAAACGGCATCCACGTACCTTCCTGGGATTCGCCATGGGCGGATGAAATTTGGACTAAGACTTGCGGTAAAGGGCGTTGGCTGGGTACGCCTGAAACCTTGTCGGAGGCAATTAAATCCCTGGGTGACAACGCATTGTGGCAGTTCCGGGGTAAAGAACGCCATGAGTTAGTGCAATACGCGCGTCATCGGCTGGCACGGCAACTGGGGCAACGGGGTGCGGACGATGAAATGCTCGCCAAAGCTGAAAACTTTCTCGATCCAAATATGCTCACATTAGGATTTGCGCGTCGTTTTACTGAGTATAAACGTCCCAATTTGCTATTGCGAGACCCGGACCGGCTGGAGCGTTTGTTGACCAATTCGGTACATCCAGTGCAACTGATTGTTGCTGGAAAAGCCCATCCTCAGGATGAAACCGGAAAACTGTTTATTCAGGCGTGGGCTGAGTTTGTGAGTCGCCCCAGTGTTCGCGCACATGTGGTTTTTCTGGAAGATTACGATATGGATCTTGCCCAGGAAATGGTTCAGGGGGTGGATGTCTGGATCAATACCCCACGCAGGCCATGGGAAGCGAGTGGTACTTCCGGCATGAAAGTGCTGGTGAATGGCGGACTTAATCTTTCGGAGCTGGATGGCTGGTGGGCCGAAGCCTACACACCAGGGGTGGGCTGGGCATTGGGTGATGGTCAGGAGCACGCCGAACCTGGATGGGATGCAGTAGAAGCTGAGCAGTTGTATGACTTGCTGGAACATGAAATTGTACCCATGTATTACCGGCGGGATTCTCAGGGTATCCCCTGCGAATGGGTAGCGCGCATGCGCGCCAGTATGTCTCAGCTGGCACCTCAGTTCAGCAGCAACCGCATGCTGCAGGAGTATGTGCGCAATGCTTACTTACCGGCCATAGCATCTTACCGGAAGCGCACTGCAGAAGGCGGGCGTTTGGGCAAAGTACTCGCAGCATGGGAATCAGAAGTCCGAAGAAACTGGCATGAAATACATCTATCAAACCTGGAGGTTAAGCAGCAGGAAGGAGGTTGGTTATTTTCTCTCCAGGTTTATCTGGGCGCGATTCCACCAGAGTCAGTGCGGGTGCAGTTGTATGCAGAGCCTGAAGCTGGCGAAACAGTTGAATTGCCCATGATGGCATGTGGGTGTGACATACCTGGCGCCATCCATGGGTACGTCTATGATTGCGCAATTATGACTACCCGACCTGCTTCGGATTTTACGCCTCGTGTGATGGCTTATCATGCAGACGTACTTACACCTATTGAAACAGGTCTGATTGTTTGGTGGCAGGGAACATCTTGA
- a CDS encoding ATP-binding protein: MMMLEQPVKPAKSLLSAAGRAIGDYDMIREGDRVLLGLSGGKDSLSLLHVLLDLQKRAPIRFELAAVTVDPQSPDFDPSPLKDYMASLGVKYFYESQPIVEQAKKSLQGDSFCAYCSRMRRGILYRTARENGYNVLALAQHLDDLAETFLMSTFFGGKLRTMKAHYLNDAKDVRVIRPFVYVRERQTADFAERASLPVIPENCPACFAMPSQRMHMKTVLAQLESENNKLFASLLTAMRPLMDDTANVGEIPEGSKIVEVPEEL, from the coding sequence ATGATGATGCTTGAACAACCCGTCAAACCGGCAAAGTCTTTGCTCTCTGCAGCCGGGCGCGCAATTGGTGATTACGACATGATCCGTGAAGGGGACCGGGTGCTGCTGGGCCTGTCAGGTGGAAAGGACAGCTTATCCCTTTTACACGTATTACTGGATTTGCAGAAACGGGCACCTATTCGTTTTGAACTGGCAGCTGTCACGGTAGATCCACAATCCCCTGATTTCGACCCTTCACCTCTCAAAGATTACATGGCTAGCCTAGGGGTGAAGTATTTTTATGAAAGCCAGCCTATTGTAGAACAAGCCAAAAAATCCCTGCAGGGAGATTCGTTTTGTGCGTACTGTTCCAGAATGCGTCGCGGCATTTTGTATCGAACAGCCCGGGAAAATGGCTATAACGTACTGGCTTTAGCCCAACATCTGGATGATCTGGCCGAAACCTTTCTCATGAGCACCTTTTTCGGAGGCAAATTGCGTACTATGAAGGCGCACTACCTCAACGACGCCAAAGATGTCCGGGTTATTCGTCCCTTCGTCTATGTCAGGGAGCGGCAAACCGCAGATTTTGCAGAGCGGGCGAGCTTGCCGGTAATACCCGAAAACTGCCCGGCCTGCTTTGCCATGCCCTCACAGCGCATGCACATGAAAACCGTTCTGGCGCAGCTGGAGTCAGAAAATAACAAACTATTTGCAAGCTTGCTGACTGCCATGCGCCCCTTGATGGATGATACCGCAAATGTGGGGGAAATACCCGAGGGCAGCAAAATCGTAGAAGTGCCTGAAGAATTATAA